The genomic DNA CCCCACACGCTGCGCACCAGGATCGCTGCGCCCACGATTACGAGTGATCCGGCGCCAACGGCCAGACGATTCTTCCACTTGCCGCCTATGCGCACAGCAGGCGCCAGGGCATCCTTGCCTGACATAGCCTTACCTCCGGTCGAAGTTGCATTCCTCGCTGCGACGACGAGCCACAATGGTGCCCGTCGCCTGCCCATCTGGATCAATGGGCGGGGGAGTATAGGAAAGGAAGTCGAAAAGGGTCAAGATCGGTGCCCATTGCGGCGTCGCCGCAGTTGCTAGCAACTCGCCAGAGTCGATCCTCGCGCGCGGACCACAAACATGAGCGCGGACAGCGGCGTCGATGCCGTGGAAGGCGCGGTAGCCGGCACTTGCACCCGCTAGCGTGCCCGCGGATGCGCGGCCACGACTGCTTTGATCTTCTCCGGTACGTTGCTAGTGATCGCGTCGATGCCGAAATCGATCAATTGCCGCGCCCGCTCAGCATCGTCGACGGTCCACACCGAGGCTTTCAGTCCCCGCTCGTGGATGGCGTCGATATACGGCTTGGTTAGATGGTCGTTGTTCCAGCCGACGAATGCCGCGCCGAATGATTGAATCTCGTCGAGCTGCGCCGCCGTAAGATCGTGCTGGCCGATCGCCCCCAGCGTCAGATCCGGCGCCAGACGCCGGCAATCGGCCAGAAAGTCCCAATCGAATGCGATCACCGCTAGCCGTCCCAGGCAATTCTTTTGCCGGATCAGTTCCACAAATGTCGCGGCGTCCCCCGCCTTGCGCTCGACCAGCGGCATTGCGCCGGTCAGAATTGTGTCGAGCGCTTCGGCCAGCGTGGGAATCCGCGTGCCGACAAATTGCGGACCAAACCAGCCCCCGGCATCGAGCCGTTTCAATTCGGCCAGTGTCTTCGTTGCTAGCCGTATCTTCGCCTCACCGAACACAGCATGAGCATCGGTCAGGCGATCGAGTTCTTCGTCGTGAAAGGCGACCGGCACGCCGTCGGCCGAGTGCAAATAGTCGAACTCGACCAGATCGACGCCCACTTGCAAAGCCGCTTCGAACGCCAGCAGCGTATTTTCGGGCGCCACGCGGCTTGCCCCGCGATGCGCGACCACCAGCACGCGATTCTTCCGCAACAGGGCGGCGACGGGGGTGAGCGTGGTCATCGAAATAGTGCGCACGCTGAGCGACGTGTACCGAACGCAAACAAATCCGTTCCGCGCTCGACGCGTCGCGTTCCGCGTCTCACTCCTCCATCACCTCGGCCTCGCGCGACCTGGCCAATTCGTTGGCGCGGGCTTCATACTTCTTGGTCAACTCTTGGATCTCGTCCTTGAGCCCCTTGCAGTCGTCCTCGGAGATCTTTTTGTCTTTCTCCGATTGATCGGCGTACTTGTTGCCGTCGCGGCGCACGTTGCGAATCGAGACTTTGGCTTCTTCGGTCAAATCCTTGATGCGGCCGACCATCTTGCGCCGCACCTCGCCCGATAGCGGCGGCACGTTCAGTCGCAGCACGCGGCCGTCGTTCATAGGGTTGAAGCCCAGGCCGGCGGCCTGGATCGATTTCTCGATATCTTTGAGCGTGCCCGGATCGAACGGGCGAATCACGATCTGCGAAGGCTGGTCCGGCGGCACGCCGACGCTGGCCAAAGTCTTCAGCGGCGTGGGCGATCCGTACGCCTCGACTCGCAAGGAGTCGACCAGGCCCGGGTTGGCGCGGCCCGTGCGGATGCCCGACAGGGCGTGCTTCAAGACGTCGATGGCCTTGTCCATCCGCTCTTCCACGTCCAGCAGAATATCGTCGGCGTTCATGGCAGGTACCTGAATAATGATGGATGAGAAATGATGAACGATTAAACGAAGAGTGCGGGCCCAGGTGCCGGGCTGAAACTCCTTCATTC from Pirellulales bacterium includes the following:
- a CDS encoding glycerophosphodiester phosphodiesterase family protein translates to MTTLTPVAALLRKNRVLVVAHRGASRVAPENTLLAFEAALQVGVDLVEFDYLHSADGVPVAFHDEELDRLTDAHAVFGEAKIRLATKTLAELKRLDAGGWFGPQFVGTRIPTLAEALDTILTGAMPLVERKAGDAATFVELIRQKNCLGRLAVIAFDWDFLADCRRLAPDLTLGAIGQHDLTAAQLDEIQSFGAAFVGWNNDHLTKPYIDAIHERGLKASVWTVDDAERARQLIDFGIDAITSNVPEKIKAVVAAHPRAR
- the frr gene encoding ribosome recycling factor; translated protein: MNADDILLDVEERMDKAIDVLKHALSGIRTGRANPGLVDSLRVEAYGSPTPLKTLASVGVPPDQPSQIVIRPFDPGTLKDIEKSIQAAGLGFNPMNDGRVLRLNVPPLSGEVRRKMVGRIKDLTEEAKVSIRNVRRDGNKYADQSEKDKKISEDDCKGLKDEIQELTKKYEARANELARSREAEVMEE